In one Rugosibacter aromaticivorans genomic region, the following are encoded:
- a CDS encoding ABC transporter permease, whose protein sequence is MKRFIRESAAIVEVELIKLIRDPTELVSRAVQPVLWLVVFGQVLAQVRGIHTGQLSYLAFITPGILAQSVLFSAIFYGIAVIWERDLGVVHKLLASPARRSSLVFGKAVAAGFRGLVQAVVIYLIALVMHVSLRLDPLAIFAVLASVMLGSGIFATFSLIIACIVKTRERFMGIGQLLTMPMFFASNAIYPLDIMPSWLRVIAQINPLTYLIDALRGLMITGGENVHGYGVDFSVMFAVFAVLLFVAVRLYPTLAE, encoded by the coding sequence ATGAAACGATTCATCCGCGAGAGCGCCGCGATTGTAGAAGTCGAGCTGATCAAGCTCATTCGTGATCCGACCGAACTCGTTTCCCGTGCAGTGCAACCCGTGCTGTGGCTGGTAGTGTTCGGACAGGTTCTCGCCCAGGTTCGTGGCATCCACACCGGGCAGTTAAGCTATCTTGCGTTCATCACGCCGGGAATTCTCGCGCAGAGCGTTCTGTTCAGCGCGATCTTTTATGGCATCGCCGTCATCTGGGAGCGTGACCTTGGCGTGGTGCATAAACTCCTGGCGAGTCCCGCTCGTCGCAGCTCCCTGGTTTTTGGTAAAGCGGTTGCCGCCGGATTCCGCGGCCTCGTGCAAGCCGTGGTCATTTATCTCATCGCACTCGTCATGCATGTTTCACTCAGGCTGGATCCGCTGGCGATCTTCGCTGTGCTGGCCAGTGTGATGCTGGGATCGGGGATATTTGCCACCTTCTCGCTGATCATTGCGTGCATTGTAAAAACGCGTGAGCGTTTCATGGGCATTGGGCAACTCCTCACAATGCCCATGTTTTTCGCAAGCAACGCGATTTATCCGCTGGACATCATGCCAAGCTGGCTGCGCGTCATCGCGCAGATCAATCCACTCACTTATCTGATCGACGCGTTGCGCGGACTCATGATCACCGGAGGGGAAAATGTTCATGGTTACGGAGTTGATTTTTCAGTCATGTTCGCAGTATTCGCTGTACTTCTATTCGTCGCAGTGAGGTTGTACCCGACATTGGCGGAATGA
- a CDS encoding plasma-membrane proton-efflux P-type ATPase: protein MPATIKTSDITSASVPATLAALDVNPETGLTHAEVDTRRKAHGYNEVAEHKDHPILMFIGKFWGVSAWMLELIMVLSALLGKYSDLAVVSALLIVNAVLSFMQERRAAGVVATLRRRLQVSARVLRESVWQVVPARELVPGDIIRVRPGDIIPADVKLLTGALSIDQSALTGESQDTDKAAGRVLASGSVVRRGEGNGVVILTGAKTYFGRTTQLVQEARPKLHIEAVVAKVVRWLFVIVGALLGVVIVLSLIRHTALREMIPLMLVLLMSAVPVALPVMFTVSMAVGAKELAKRGVLVTRLSATEDAATMDVLCVDKTGTITMNQLVVTSVIPLEHATESDVLFAAALASQESNQDPIDLAFLAAAKERQVFNGAAAVTPISFAPFDATNRRTEAVVEQNGQRLRVMKGAVRTVAEACGLQSDEIDALEARAGESALKGYRTLAVARGSEAGTPALLGLVTLFDPPRPDARQLIAELHGLGVSVKMLTGDALAIASEIAHGVGLTNIQRVSDLKAASAQAGNETIDLLAGAGGFAEVYPEDKYIVVQHLQAAGHVTGMTGDGVNDAPALRQAEVGIAVSTATDVAKGAASVVLTEPGLTNIVALIEQGRTIYQRILTWIINKISRTILKAAFVAIAFVVTGKFVVSAFAMLLLVFMTDFAKIALATDHVRPSNQPETWNIGGFIAVSVVLGVAMVAEALLLLWIGWSHFGLATNDNALYTFSFLTLLYMAVFSIVSARERRWFWTTMPSKTLVLAIVAVAFTGTVLTSVGLPGLMPLPWWQTLAIFAYAMVSCLVVNDAVKVAMIKWRVPAAVA from the coding sequence ATGCCAGCAACGATCAAGACCTCTGACATCACCTCCGCGTCCGTTCCCGCCACGCTCGCTGCGCTTGATGTGAACCCGGAAACAGGTCTCACGCACGCCGAGGTGGACACCCGCCGGAAGGCGCATGGCTACAACGAAGTCGCCGAACATAAAGACCACCCAATCCTCATGTTTATCGGCAAGTTCTGGGGCGTGTCGGCTTGGATGCTGGAACTGATCATGGTTTTGTCGGCCCTCCTCGGGAAATACTCGGACTTGGCTGTGGTGAGCGCGCTGCTGATTGTCAATGCCGTGTTGAGCTTTATGCAGGAGCGCCGGGCCGCCGGTGTCGTCGCAACGTTGCGGCGACGGTTGCAGGTCAGTGCACGCGTGCTGCGCGAGTCGGTCTGGCAGGTCGTTCCCGCACGAGAGTTGGTCCCCGGCGACATCATCCGCGTGCGCCCCGGCGACATCATCCCGGCGGATGTGAAACTCCTCACTGGCGCGCTGAGCATTGACCAGTCTGCCCTCACGGGCGAGTCACAGGATACCGACAAGGCCGCCGGCAGAGTACTTGCGTCGGGGTCCGTCGTTCGCCGCGGCGAAGGCAATGGTGTGGTCATCCTGACCGGGGCAAAGACCTACTTTGGCCGCACCACGCAACTCGTGCAGGAAGCGCGCCCGAAACTCCACATCGAAGCGGTGGTGGCCAAGGTGGTGCGCTGGCTGTTCGTCATCGTCGGCGCGCTGCTCGGCGTGGTGATCGTGCTGTCGCTGATCCGGCACACGGCGCTGCGTGAGATGATTCCGCTCATGCTTGTCCTGTTGATGAGCGCAGTGCCGGTCGCCCTCCCGGTGATGTTTACGGTCAGCATGGCTGTCGGGGCGAAAGAGCTGGCAAAGCGCGGCGTGCTGGTCACACGCCTCAGCGCCACAGAAGATGCTGCGACGATGGACGTGCTCTGCGTGGATAAGACAGGCACGATCACGATGAACCAACTCGTCGTCACCAGCGTGATTCCCCTGGAGCACGCGACAGAATCCGACGTGTTGTTTGCCGCCGCACTCGCATCTCAAGAGTCCAACCAGGATCCGATTGACCTGGCCTTCCTTGCCGCGGCAAAAGAGCGGCAGGTCTTTAATGGCGCAGCGGCGGTCACGCCAATCTCTTTTGCACCATTTGACGCAACAAACCGGCGGACTGAAGCCGTGGTTGAACAGAACGGCCAACGTCTGCGCGTGATGAAAGGCGCTGTTCGTACAGTCGCTGAAGCCTGCGGGCTGCAGTCCGATGAGATAGACGCGTTGGAGGCACGGGCCGGCGAATCGGCACTGAAGGGATATCGGACACTGGCGGTAGCGCGTGGTTCCGAGGCGGGTACACCCGCATTGCTTGGATTGGTGACCTTGTTTGACCCACCTCGGCCGGATGCCAGGCAACTCATCGCCGAACTTCACGGTCTCGGCGTTTCGGTGAAGATGCTCACCGGTGATGCGCTGGCGATTGCGAGTGAAATCGCACACGGCGTGGGATTGACCAACATCCAGCGCGTGTCGGACCTGAAGGCCGCGAGCGCGCAGGCCGGCAACGAGACGATTGACTTGTTGGCGGGCGCCGGTGGTTTTGCTGAAGTGTATCCGGAGGACAAATACATCGTGGTACAGCACCTGCAAGCCGCAGGGCATGTGACCGGCATGACGGGAGATGGCGTCAACGACGCACCCGCGCTGCGTCAGGCCGAAGTGGGCATCGCCGTCAGCACGGCGACCGACGTCGCCAAGGGTGCCGCAAGTGTGGTGCTGACCGAACCGGGACTGACGAACATCGTGGCATTGATCGAGCAGGGGCGGACGATCTACCAGCGCATCCTGACCTGGATCATCAACAAGATCAGCCGGACGATTTTGAAGGCCGCCTTCGTGGCCATCGCGTTCGTGGTGACCGGCAAGTTCGTCGTTTCCGCTTTTGCAATGCTGCTGCTGGTCTTCATGACGGACTTCGCGAAGATCGCCCTCGCCACCGACCACGTTCGACCCTCCAATCAACCGGAGACGTGGAACATCGGGGGCTTCATCGCGGTGTCCGTGGTGCTGGGCGTCGCGATGGTCGCGGAGGCACTGCTCCTCTTGTGGATAGGCTGGTCGCATTTTGGTCTGGCGACTAATGACAATGCCCTCTACACCTTCAGCTTTCTGACGCTGCTCTACATGGCGGTATTTTCCATCGTGTCCGCGCGGGAGCGACGCTGGTTCTGGACAACAATGCCCAGCAAGACCCTCGTGCTGGCCATTGTTGCGGTTGCATTCACGGGTACCGTCCTGACGTCCGTGGGCCTCCCGGGACTCATGCCATTACCCTGGTGGCAGACGCTCGCGATTTTCGCTTATGCGATGGTGTCATGCCTGGTCGTAAACGACGCCGTGAAGGTGGCGATGATCAAATGGCGCGTTCCTGCAGCAGTGGCTTAA
- the glgA gene encoding glycogen synthase GlgA, with the protein MKVLFAVSEMAPWVKTGGLGDVAAALPEALRSAGIDVRILVPDYPMMQAAFPDAPGRATIPPAGGRLPGATLRAAHTPQGMPLYLLTCDACFERPGNPYLGSDGRDWPDNALRFGLLARVAALLAGGASPLDWRPDILHCNDWQTALAPAYLHYLPQQAGSTKTAATVITIHNLAFQGLFGRALLSALDLPERAWAMDGVEYYGQLSFLKAGLQFADAITTVSQTYAQEIQTAAAGMGLDGLLRYRVGQLTGILNGIDTRQWNPATDPYLAAAYDVDRLGGKAANTAALRAEMGLAATTKMPLVGIVSRFTEQKGLDLVIDIATELAALPVQLAVLGNGEHEMEAAFRTIAAQWPGQFAVRIGFDEGLAHRIEAGADLFLMPSRFEPCGLNQMYSLRYGTPPIVRATGGLADTVIDAADTRHGNGFVFTQATPAALLATIRRAVTLWHNTPRWKTLQRHGMNADFGWNSPTRHYTALYQTLMQKP; encoded by the coding sequence ATGAAAGTTCTTTTTGCTGTCTCCGAAATGGCGCCCTGGGTCAAGACCGGCGGCCTGGGCGATGTCGCTGCCGCCCTGCCCGAGGCTCTGCGGTCGGCTGGAATCGATGTCCGAATATTAGTGCCGGACTATCCAATGATGCAGGCCGCCTTCCCCGATGCGCCCGGGCGGGCGACGATTCCGCCAGCCGGCGGCCGGCTCCCCGGCGCGACGCTGCGCGCAGCCCATACGCCACAGGGCATGCCGCTATATCTCCTCACATGTGACGCCTGCTTCGAGCGCCCCGGCAACCCCTATCTGGGGTCCGACGGTCGTGACTGGCCCGACAATGCCTTGCGCTTTGGCTTGCTCGCGCGTGTTGCAGCACTGCTCGCCGGAGGAGCCAGCCCACTCGACTGGCGGCCGGACATCCTGCACTGCAACGACTGGCAGACCGCGCTCGCACCAGCCTATCTGCATTACCTGCCGCAGCAGGCAGGAAGCACGAAAACGGCCGCAACAGTGATAACCATCCATAACCTCGCCTTTCAGGGATTGTTCGGACGCGCGCTGCTGTCCGCGCTGGACCTGCCCGAGCGTGCCTGGGCCATGGATGGTGTGGAATATTACGGCCAACTCTCCTTCCTCAAGGCTGGTTTGCAGTTTGCCGATGCGATCACCACCGTCAGTCAAACTTACGCGCAGGAAATTCAGACGGCCGCGGCAGGCATGGGTCTGGACGGCCTGCTGCGCTATCGCGTTGGCCAGCTGACCGGTATTCTGAATGGCATCGACACCAGGCAATGGAACCCGGCGACTGACCCCTATCTGGCTGCTGCCTATGATGTTGACCGGCTTGGCGGCAAAGCCGCCAACACGGCCGCGCTGCGCGCCGAAATGGGTCTGGCGGCGACAACCAAAATGCCGTTGGTCGGCATTGTCAGCCGCTTCACCGAGCAGAAGGGCCTGGACCTGGTGATCGACATTGCCACTGAGCTCGCGGCGTTGCCGGTGCAACTGGCCGTGCTGGGTAACGGTGAGCATGAGATGGAAGCGGCCTTTCGCACCATCGCGGCGCAATGGCCGGGGCAATTCGCCGTGCGTATCGGTTTCGACGAAGGACTCGCCCACCGCATCGAGGCCGGGGCCGACCTGTTTCTGATGCCCTCGCGCTTTGAACCCTGTGGCCTGAACCAGATGTACAGCCTGCGTTACGGCACGCCGCCCATCGTGCGCGCCACCGGCGGGCTGGCTGACACGGTGATCGATGCCGCCGACACCAGACATGGCAACGGCTTTGTGTTCACGCAAGCCACGCCCGCCGCATTGCTGGCGACGATCCGCCGCGCCGTGACGCTCTGGCACAATACCCCACGCTGGAAAACGCTCCAGCGCCATGGCATGAACGCCGACTTTGGCTGGAACTCGCCGACGCGGCACTATACCGCTCTTTATCAAACACTCATGCAAAAACCCTGA
- a CDS encoding ATP-binding cassette domain-containing protein codes for MDTAAFDRLAIKTSELTRQFGHLTAVDHIELRVPYGEIFGLLGANGAGKSTVIKMLTTLLSPTSGSATAGGFDIIKSPGDVRRRIGYVSQLLSADGALTGYENLRLSAKLYGLPRAESGQRITDALDFMGLTDSAHKLVKTYSGGMIRRLELAQAMLHRPALLFLDEPTIGLDPVARHMVWDRLLDLRRDHGMTVLITTHDMEEAETLCDRLAILHVGRVSVVGKPAELRRELGASATMDDVFAHYAGGLIHEGGTFREVAQTRRTAHRLG; via the coding sequence ATGGACACCGCCGCATTTGACAGACTTGCCATCAAGACATCTGAACTGACACGCCAGTTCGGGCATTTGACTGCGGTGGATCACATCGAACTGCGCGTTCCCTATGGAGAGATTTTCGGCTTGCTCGGTGCAAACGGCGCCGGGAAGAGTACCGTCATCAAGATGCTCACGACACTGCTATCGCCCACATCCGGGTCAGCCACAGCCGGAGGATTCGACATCATCAAATCTCCGGGAGATGTCAGGCGGCGTATCGGCTACGTCTCGCAACTTTTGTCGGCCGACGGTGCCCTGACCGGCTACGAGAATCTGCGCCTATCGGCCAAACTCTATGGCCTGCCCAGGGCAGAGAGCGGCCAGCGCATCACCGATGCGCTGGACTTCATGGGGCTTACCGATTCGGCGCACAAGCTGGTAAAAACCTACTCAGGCGGAATGATCCGCAGGCTTGAGCTTGCCCAGGCCATGCTGCACCGTCCCGCGCTCCTGTTCCTGGATGAGCCGACCATCGGACTCGATCCGGTTGCGCGTCACATGGTGTGGGATCGCCTGCTGGATCTCAGACGCGACCATGGCATGACGGTTCTCATCACGACACACGATATGGAAGAAGCCGAGACGCTTTGTGACAGATTGGCGATTTTGCATGTGGGGCGAGTAAGCGTGGTTGGAAAACCAGCCGAATTGCGTAGGGAACTCGGAGCGAGCGCGACCATGGACGATGTATTCGCACACTATGCGGGGGGCTTGATACACGAAGGCGGGACTTTCCGCGAGGTCGCCCAGACCCGCAGGACGGCTCACCGCCTCGGCTGA